From the genome of Amycolatopsis sp. NBC_01488, one region includes:
- a CDS encoding MFS transporter translates to MDKTRRLTWLLTSSAASHLGDGIGKVALPLLATTLTHDPVLIAGLSATQFLPWLLFAAVAGALVDRIDRRRAMIVANTARAVAVGTLAVLVATGGMTIWLVYLTALVIGTAETIADSAANALIPAVVGDGSLDAANSKLQACEIVGQTFLGGPIGSMAFALFAAFPFILNSAGFAIAAAVLLGLAGTYRARGEVREPTRLRTELADGLRWLRGNALLLRLVVIAGLLSLVSELAQAQLVLYALDDLHLSDAAFGFFAFVGGIGGLLGAGVAPRLVRAAGRRAVVVGGILGCGAGFGGMGLVRSPVAGAALFGLFAAAVVAVNVVLATARHTLVPGELLGRVLGVWRTVVWGAIPLGALLGGVLTEALGTAARTFAASGLVMLVIAAFASVALRRTPLDDESDSAVALQHQDPGL, encoded by the coding sequence ATGGACAAGACCCGAAGACTCACGTGGCTGCTGACGTCGAGCGCCGCCTCGCACCTCGGCGACGGCATCGGCAAGGTGGCCCTGCCCCTGCTGGCGACGACGCTGACCCACGATCCCGTGCTGATCGCCGGGCTGTCCGCCACCCAGTTCCTGCCGTGGCTGCTGTTCGCCGCCGTCGCCGGCGCGCTAGTCGACCGGATCGACCGGCGGCGCGCGATGATCGTCGCGAACACCGCCCGCGCCGTCGCGGTCGGCACCCTCGCCGTGCTCGTCGCCACCGGCGGGATGACGATCTGGCTGGTCTACCTCACCGCCCTGGTCATCGGGACCGCCGAGACGATCGCGGACAGCGCGGCCAACGCCCTGATCCCGGCGGTCGTCGGCGACGGCTCGCTCGACGCGGCCAACAGCAAGCTGCAGGCGTGCGAGATCGTCGGCCAGACGTTCCTCGGCGGCCCGATCGGCAGCATGGCCTTCGCGCTCTTCGCCGCCTTCCCGTTCATCCTCAACTCCGCGGGCTTCGCGATCGCGGCCGCGGTGCTGCTCGGGCTCGCCGGCACCTACCGCGCGCGGGGCGAAGTCCGCGAGCCCACCCGGCTGCGCACCGAGCTGGCCGACGGCCTGCGCTGGCTGCGCGGGAACGCGCTGCTCCTGCGGCTGGTCGTCATCGCCGGGCTGCTCAGCCTGGTCAGCGAGCTCGCGCAGGCACAGCTCGTGCTGTACGCGCTCGACGACCTCCACCTGTCTGACGCGGCGTTCGGGTTCTTCGCGTTCGTCGGCGGGATCGGCGGCCTGCTGGGCGCGGGCGTCGCGCCGCGGCTCGTGCGCGCGGCCGGGCGGCGCGCGGTCGTCGTCGGCGGGATCCTCGGCTGCGGTGCCGGGTTCGGCGGGATGGGCCTGGTCCGCTCGCCGGTCGCGGGCGCCGCCCTGTTCGGCCTGTTCGCGGCCGCGGTGGTCGCGGTGAACGTCGTGCTCGCGACCGCGCGGCACACGCTGGTGCCCGGCGAGCTGCTCGGCCGGGTGCTCGGGGTGTGGCGCACGGTCGTCTGGGGCGCGATCCCGCTCGGCGCACTGCTCGGCGGGGTCCTGACCGAGGCGCTCGGCACGGCGGCGCGGACGTTCGCCGCGTCCGGACTGGTGATGCTGGTGATCGCCGCGTTCGCGTCGGTCGCGCTGCGGCGCACCCCGCTCGATGACGAATCGGACTCAGCCGTGGCACTACAGCACCAGGATCCGGGTTTGTGA